One genomic window of Branchiostoma lanceolatum isolate klBraLanc5 chromosome 5, klBraLanc5.hap2, whole genome shotgun sequence includes the following:
- the LOC136435058 gene encoding uncharacterized protein, translated as MSGLSWGSGKSSSSQVRSDNYASVAKQYDSVTVDNMPRMRRYSPERVVQNAEARIGETKYNLVTDNCETFARENETGRGQSDQVANVVAKVAKVMEGGSVRIL; from the exons ATGAGTGGTCTATCGTGGGGCAGTGGAAAGTCAAGTTCATCACAG GTGCGGAGTGATAACTATGCAAGCGTGGCGAAACAGTACGACAGCGTCACTGTTGACAACATGCCTAGGATGAGGCGGTACTCGCCAGAGAGGGTGGTGCAGAATGCCGAGGCCCGTATTGGTGAAACCAAATACAACCTGGTAACTGACAACTGTGAAACCTTCGCAAGGGAGAACGAGACTGGGCGAGGGCAGAGTGATCAG GTGGCGAACGTTGTGGCAAAGGTTGCGAAGGTGATGGAGGGCGGCAGTGTGAGGATACTGTAA
- the LOC136435059 gene encoding uncharacterized protein, whose amino-acid sequence MQKLLLPGNLPASYSKQESHDTQQGLLTLFQLHCQVDQPAPGSKDHCHLGNAQGSSAGPVPTSSVSSSTSSTLNSEHHKLALHGISHLLSPARREEDNKQHVVDKDEQSLSALLKCPPQTTESVVSLFPMIEDHLCQYRDVVQTKINQSLLTSMDGSSKGSSLEGGSIDSSNCSSSTSESVVNFRQAKEGAVNALRLLERLLLYCPEAGNVLMQGWISCQSQEMTVKLREKIKSGQQDEDVMIVEEGTSIPSCEKMDTSTASTSTITAAPSSEQSTKNFQSQPWLSTCQLFGELLKLLDLQVSNKEHSALVVTTATLEVLIALASSCDKKNLDNFKPLFSDTLLPSCLTENCDVMTVALCAQLLVALTPCSTLVPSFCTQNESCLLLNLYYNSERQGGTVSQQWLAMQQQVVTLLSTVVSTHPGGTALLVRSDCQCSVEVVRSLVIMLYRAVSEVLESGDTLSAKGHLQLLRSGTLVLHHLSLHDPLYGEHHAAVEHQYTRLVHGLKRVFSKLTDVRENEEIAVHDLWELDHQILDDSGGSQDAHMEVDP is encoded by the exons ATGCAGAAACTTCTACTCCCGGGAAACCTGCCAGCATCATACAGTAAACAGGAATCCCACGATACTCAGCAAGGCCTGCTCACCTTGTTCCAGCTTCACTGCCAAGTCGACCAGCCTGCCCCAGGCTCAAAGGATCATTGTCATCTAGGAAATGCCCAGGGATCTAG TGCTGGTCCCGTTCCAACATCATCTGTTAGTAGTTCTACAAGTTCAACACTCAATTCTGAGCACCATAAACTGGCTTTACATGGGATATCTCATCTCTTGTCTCCTgcaagaagagaagaagacaaCAAGCAACATGTCGTAGATAAAGATGAGCAGTCACTGTCAGCTTTGCTGAAGTGTCCTCCCCAGACAACAGAATCTGTCGTGTCCCTCTTCCCTATGATCGAAGATCATCTGTGTCAGTACAGAGATGTCGTACAGACAAAGATTAACCAGTCTTTGCTTACCAGCATGGACGGGTCTTCTAAAGGCAGTAGTTTGGAGGGAGGGTCCATAGATTCCAGCAATTGTAGCTCTTCCACATCAGAGTCTGTTGTAAACTTCCGTCAGGCAAAAGAGGGAGCGGTAAATGCGTTAAGACTGTTGGAGAGGTTATTACTGTACTGTCCTGAGGCAGGGAACGTGCTGATGCAGGGCTGGATCAGCTGTCAGTCTCAAGAAATGACTGTGAAGCTGCGTGAAAAGATCAAAAGTGGTCAGCAAGACGAAGATGTCATGATTGTGGAGGAGGGGACGAGCATTCCGTCTTGTGAAAAG ATGGACACATCTACAGCGAGCACATCCACCATTACAGCAGCCCCCAGTTCTGAACAGAGCACAAAGAACTTTCAGAGCCAGCCGTGGCTCTCTACCTGCCAACTGTTTGGAGAACTGCTGAAGTTACTTGACCTGCAGGTCAGCAATAAGGAGCACAGTGCATTAGTGGTTACTACTGCAACATTGGAAGTCTTGATAGCACTGGCCTCAAGCTGTGACAAGAAGAACTTGGACAA cttCAAGCCTCTGTTTTCAGACACCTTGTTGCCGTCATGCCTGACTGAAAACTGTGATGTGATGACTGTTGCCCTGTGTGCACAGCTACTGGTTGCTCTGACTCCATGTTCAACACTTGTGCCTTCCTTCTGCACACAAAATG AGTCATGCCTGCTACTGAACTTGTACTACAACAGTGAGCGACAAGGGGGCACTGTTTCACAGCAGTGGTTGGCAATGCAGCAACag GTTGTGACGTTACTGTCCACAGTGGTGTCCACCCACCCCGGAGGCACTGCTCTGCTGGTCAGGAGCGACTGTCAGTGTAGTGTGGAG GTGGTGAGATCACTGGTGATCATGTTGTACCGAGCTGTGAGTGAGGTGTTGGAGAGTGGAGATACCTTGTCAGCTAAGGGACA TCTCCAGCTCCTGAGAAGTGGCACCCTAGTGCTGCACCACCTGAGTCTACATGACCCCCTGTACGGGGAACACCACGCAGCTGTAGAACACCAGTACACCAGACTGGTACATGGACTCAAGAGAGTCTTCTCCAAACTCACAGATGTCAGGGAAAATGAAG AAATTGCAGTGCATGACTTGTGGGAGTTGGACCATCAGATTCTGGATGACAGTGGTGGGTCACAAGACGCTCACATGGAGGTGGACCCTTAA